A single region of the Homo sapiens chromosome 6 genomic scaffold, GRCh38.p14 alternate locus group ALT_REF_LOCI_1 HSCHR6_MHC_APD_CTG1 genome encodes:
- the MDC1 gene encoding mediator of DNA damage checkpoint protein 1 isoform X9 → MGHPTFPTCQQFPSRVAYFQIMEDTQAIDWDVEEEEETEQSSESLRCNVEPVGRLHIFSGAHGPEKDFPLHLGKNVVGRMPDCSVALPFPSISKQHAEIEILAWDKAPILRDCGSLNGTQILRPPKVLSPGVSHRLRDQELILFADLLCQYHRLDVSLPFVSRGPLTVEETPRVQGETQPQRLLLAEDSEEEVDFLSERRMVKKSRTTSSSVIVPESDEEGHSPVLGGLGPPFAFNLNSDTDVEEGQQPATEEASSAARRGATVEAKQSEAEVVTEIQLEKDQPLVKERDNDTKVKRGAGNGVVPAGVILERSQPPGEDSDTDVDDDSRPPGRPAEVHLERAQPFGFIDSDTDAEEERIPATPVVIPMKKRKIFHGVGTRGPGAPGLAHLQESQAGSDTDVEEGKAPQAVPLEKSQASMVINSDTDDEEEVSAALTLAHLKESQPAIWNRDAEEDMPQRVVLLQRSQTTTERDSDTDVEEEELPVENREAVLKDHTKIRALVRAHSEKDQPPFGDSDDSVEADKSSPGIHLERSQASTTVDINTQVEKEVPPGSAIIHIKKHQVSVEGTNQTDVKAVGGPAKLLVVSLEEAWPLHGDCETDAEEGTSLTASVVADVRKSQLPAEGDAGAEWAAAVLKQERAHEVGAQGGPPVAQVEQDLPISRENLTDLVVDTDTLGESTQPQREGAQVPTGREREQHVGGTKDSEDNYGDSEDLDLQATQCFLENQGLEVQSMEDEPTQAFMLTPPQELGPSHCSFQTTGLLNCKMPPAEKASRIRAAEKVSRGDQESPDACLPPTVPEAPAPPQKPLNSQSQKHLAPPPLLSPLLPSIKPTVRKTRQDGSQEAPEAPLSSELEPFHPKPKIRTRKSSRMTPFPATSAAPEPHPSTSTAQPVTPKPTSQATRSRTNRSSVKTPEPVVPTAPELQPSTSTDQPVTSEPTSQVTRGRKSRSSVKTPETVVPTALELQPSTSTDRPVTSEPTSQATRGRKNRSSVKTPEPVVPTAPELQPSTSTDQPVTSEPTYQATRGRKNRSSVKTPEPVVPTAPELRPSTSTDRPVTPKPTSRTTRSRTNMSSVKTPETVVPTAPELQISTSTDQPVTPKPTSRTTRSRTNMSSVKNPESTVPIAPELPPSTSTEQPVTPEPTSRATRGRKNRSSGKTPETLVPTAPKLEPSTSTDQPVTPEPTSQATRGRTNRSSVKTPETVVPTAPELQPSTSTDQPVTPEPTSQATRGRTDRSSVKTPETVVPTAPELQASASTDQPVTSEPTSRTTRGRKNRSSVKTPETVVPAAPELQPSTSTDQPVTPEPTSRATRGRTNRSSVKTPESIVPIAPELQPSTSRNQLVTPEPTSRATRCRTNRSSVKTPEPVVPTAPEPHPTTSTDQPVTPKLTSRATRRKTNRSSVKTPKPVEPAASDLEPFTPTDQSVTPEAIAQGGQSKTLRSSTVRAMPVPTTPEFQSPVTTDQPISPEPITQPSCIKRQRAAGNPGSLAAPIDHKPCSAPLEPKSQASRNQRWGAVRAAESLTAIPEPASPQLLETPIHASQIQKVEPAGRSRFTPELQPKASQSRKRSLATMDSPPHQKQPQRGEVSQKTVIIKEEEEDTAEKPGKEEDVVTPKPGKRKRDQAEEEPNRIPSRSLRRTKLNQESTAPKVLFTGVVDARGERAVLALGGSLAGSAAEASHLVTDRIRRTVKFLCALGRGIPILSLDWLHQSRKAGFFLPPDEYVVTDPEQEKNFGFSLQDALSRARERRLLEGYEIYVTPGVQPPPPQMGEIISCCGGTYLPSMPRSYKPQRVVITCPQDFPHCSIPLRVGLPLLSPEFLLTGVLKQEAKPEAFVLSPLEMSST, encoded by the exons ATGGGGCATCCTACTTTCCCTACCTGTCAACAGTTTCCCTCTAGAGTGGCATATTTTCAG ATCATGGAGGACACCCAGGCTATTGACTGGGATgttgaagaagaggaggagacagagcAATCCAGTGAATCCTTGAGGTGTAACGTGGAGCCAGTAGGGCGGCTACATATCTTTAGTGGTGCCCATGGACCAGAAAAAG ATTTCCCACTACACCTCGGGAAGAATGTGGTAGGCCGAATGCCTGACTGCTCTGTGGCCCTGCCCTTTCCATCTATCTCCAAACAACATGCAGAGATTGAAATCTTAGCCTGGGACAAGGCACCTATCCTCCGAGACTGTGGGAGCCTTAATGGTACTCAAATCCTGAGACCTCCTAAGGTTTTGAGCCCTGGGGTGAGTCACCGTCTGAGGGACCAGGAATTGATTCTCTTTGCTGACTTGCTCTGCCAGTACCATCGCCTGGATGTCTCTCTGCCCTTTGTCTCCCGGGGCCCTCTGACAGTAGAAGAGACACCCAGAGTACAGGGAGAAACTCAACCCCAGAGGCTTCTGTTGGCTGAGGACTCGGAGGAGGAAGTAG attttctttctgaaaggCGTATGGTAAAAAAATCAAGGACCACATCTTCCTCTGTGATAGTTCCAGAGAG TGATGAAGAGGGGCATTCCCCGGTCCTGGGCGGCCTTGGGCCGCCTTTTGCCTTCAATTTGAACAGTGACACAGATGTGGAAGAAGGTCAGCAACCAGCCACAGAGGAGGCCTCCTCAGCTGCCAGAAGAGGTGCCACTGTAGAGGCAAAGCAGTCTGAAGCTGAAGTTGTAACTGAAATCCAGCTTGAAAAGGATCAGCCTTTAGTGAAGGAGAGGGACAATGATACAAAAGTCAAGAGGGGTGCAGGGAATGGGGTGGTTCCAGCTGGGGTGATTCTGGAGAGGAGCCAACCTCCTGGAGAGGACAGTGACACAGATGTGGATGATGACAGCAGGCCTCCTGGAAGGCCAGCTGAGGTCCATTTGGAAAGGGCTCAGCCTTTTGGCTTCATCGACAGCGACACTGATGCGGAAGAAGAGAGGATCCCAGCAACCCCAGTTGTCATTCCTATGAAGAAGAGGAAGATCTTCCATGGAGTAGGTACAAGGGGTCCTGgagcaccaggcctggcccatcTGCAGGAGAGCCAGGCTGGTAGTGATACAGATGTGGAAGAAGGCAAGGCCCCACAGGCTGTCCCTCTGGAGAAAAGCCAAGCTTCCATGGTTATCAACAGCGATACAGATGACGAGGAAGAAGTCTCAGCAGCGCTGACTTTGGCACATCTGAAAGAGAGCCAGCCTGCTATATGGAACAGAGATGCAGAAGAGGACATGCCCCAACGTGTGGTCCTTCTGCAGCGAAGCCAAACCACCACTGAGAGAGACAGTGACACAGACGTGGAGGAGGAAGAGCTCCCAGTGGAAAATAGAGAAGCTGTCCTCAAGGATCACACAAAGATTAGAGCCCTTGTTAGAGCACATTCAGAAAAGGACCAACCTCCTTTTGGGGACAGTGATGACAGTGTGGAAGCAGATAAGAGCTCACCTGGGATCCACCTGGAGAGAAGCCAAGCCTCCACCACAGTGGACATCAACACACAAGTGGAGAAGGAAGTCCCGCCAGGGTCAGCCATTATACATATAAAGAAGCATCAGGTGTCTGTGGAGGGGACAAATCAAACAGATGTGAAAGCAGTTGGGGGACCAGCAAAGCTGCTTGTGGTATCTCTAGAGGAAGCCTGGCCTCTGCATGGGGACTGTGAAACAGATGCAGAGGAGGGCACCTCCCTAACAGCCTCAGTAGTTGCAGATGTAAGAAAGAGCCAGCTTCCAGCAGAAGGGGATGCTGGGGCAGAGTGGGCTGCAGCTGTTCTTAAGCAGGAGAGAGCTCATGAGGTGGGGGCCCAGGGTGGGCCACCTGTGGCACAAGTGGAGCAGGACCTCCCTATCTCAAGAGAGAACCTCACAGATCTGGTGGTGGACACAGACACTCTAGGGGAATCCACCCAGCCACAGAGAGAGGGAGCCCAGGTCCCcacaggaagggagagagaacaaCATGTGGGTGGGACCAAGGACTCTGAAGACAACTATGGTG ATTCTGAAGATCTGGACCTACAAGCTACCCAGTGCTTTCTGGAGAATCAGGGCCTGGAAG TCCAGAGCATGGAGGATGAACCTACCCAGGCCTTCATGTTGACTCCACCCCAAGAGCTTGGCCCTTCCCATTGCAGCTTCCAGACAACAG GCCTCCTGAATTGCAAGATGCCACCTGCTGAGAAGGCTTCCAGGATCAGAGCTGCTGAGAAGGTTTCCAGG GGCGATCAGGAATCTCCAGATGCTTGTCTGCCTCCTACAGTACCTgaagccccagccccaccccaaaaGCCCCTTAACTCTCAGAGCCAGAAACATCTTGCACCTCCGCCCCTTCTTTCTCCCCTTTTACCTTCTATCAAGCCAACCGTTCGTAAGACCAGGCAAGATGGGAGTCAGGAAGCTCCAGAGGCTCCCTTGTCCTCAGAGCTGGAGCCTTTCCACCCAAAGCCTAAAATTAGAACTCGGAAGTCCTCCAGAATGACACCCTTTCCAGCTACCTCTGCTGCCCCTGAGCCCCACCCTTCCACCTCCACAGCCCAGCCAGTCACTCCCAAGCCCACATCTCAGGCCACTAGGAGCAGGACAAATAGGTCCTCTGTCAAGACCCCTGAACCAGTTGTCCCCACAGCCCCTGAGCTCCAGCCTTCCACCTCCACAGACCAGCCTGTCACCTCTGAGCCCACATCTCAGGTTACTAGGGGAAGAAAAAGTAGATCCTCTGTCAAGACCCCTGAAACAGTTGTGCCCACAGCCCTTGAGCTCCAGCCTTCCACCTCCACCGACCGACCTGTCACCTCTGAACCCACCTCTCAGGCTACTAGGGGAAGAAAAAATAGATCCTCTGTCAAGACCCCTGAACCAGTTGTCCCCACAGCCCCTGAGCTCCAGCCTTCCACCTCCACAGACCAGCCTGTCACTTCTGAGCCCACATATCAGGCTACTAGGGGAAGAAAAAATAGATCCTCTGTCAAGACCCCTGAACCAGTTGTGCCCACAGCCCCTGAGCTCCGGCCTTCCACCTCCACAGACCGACCTGTCACCCCCAAGCCCACATCTCGGACCACTAGGAGCAGGACAAATATGTCCTCTGTCAAGACCCCTGAAACAGTTGTCCCCACAGCCCCTGAGCTCCAGATTTCCACCTCCACAGACCAACCTGTCACCCCTAAGCCCACATCTCGGACCACTAGGAGCAGGACAAATATGTCCTCTGTGAAGAACCCTGAATCAACTGTCCCTATAGCCCCTGAGCTCCCACCTTCCACCTCCACAGAGCAGCCTGTCACCCCTGAGCCCACATCTCGGGCTACTAGGGGAAGAAAAAATAGATCCTCTGGCAAGACCCCTGAAACACTTGTCCCCACAGCCCCTAAGCTCGAGCCTTCCACTTCCACAGACCAACCTGTCACTCCTGAGCCCACATCTCAGGCCACCAGGGGCAGGACAAATAGGTCCTCTGTGAAGACCCCTGAAACAGTTGTCCCCACAGCCCCTGAGCTCCAGCCTTCCACCTCCACAGACCAGCCTGTTACCCCTGAGCCTACGTCTCAGGCTACTAGGGGAAGAACAGATAGATCCTCTGTCAAGACTCCTGAAACAGTTGTCCCCACAGCCCCTGAGCTACAGGCTTCCGCCTCCACAGACCAGCCTGTCACCTCTGAGCCCACATCTCGGACCACTAGGGGAAGAAAAAATCGGTCCTCTGTCAAGACCCCTGAAACAGTTGTGCCCGCAGCCCCTGAGCTCCAGCCTTCCACCTCCACAGACCAACCTGTCACCCCTGAGCCCACATCTCGGGCCACTAGGGGCAGGACAAATAGGTCCTCTGTCAAGACCCCTGAATCAATTGTCCCTATAGCCCCTGAGCTTCAGCCTTCCACCTCCAGAAACCAGCTTGTCACCCCTGAGCCCACATCTCGGGCCACTAGGTGCAGGACAAATAGGTCCTCTGTCAAGACCCCTGAGCCAGTTGTCCCCACAGCCCCTGAGCCCCATCCTACCACCTCCACAGACCAGCCTGTCACCCCCAAGCTCACATCTAGGGCCACTAGGAGAAAGACAAATAGGTCCTCTGTCAAGACTCCCAAACCAGTTGAACCAGCAGCGTCTGATCTTGAGCCTTTTACCCCCACAGACCAGTCCGTCACCCCTGAGGCCATAGCTCAGGGTGGTCAGAGCAAAACACTGAGGTCTTCCACAGTAAGAGCTATGCCGGTTCCTACCACCCCTGAATTCCAATCTCCTGTCACCACAGACCAGCCTATTTCCCCTGAGCCTATTACTCAACCCAGTTGCATCAAGAGGCAGAGAGCCGCTGGGAACCCTGGCTCCCTCGCAGCTCCCATTGACCATAAGCCTTGCTCTGCACCCTTGGAACCTAAATCCCAGGCCTCAAGGAACCAAAGATGGGGAGCAGTGAGAGCAGCTGAATCCCTTACAGCCATTCCTGAGCCTGCCTCTCCCCAGCTTCTTGAGACACCAATTCATGCCTCCCAGATCCAAAAGGTGGAACCAGCAGGTAGATCTAGGTTCACCCCGGAGCTCCAGCCTAAGGCCTCTCAAAGCCGCAAGAGGTCTTTAGCTACCATGGATTCACCACCACATCAAAAACAGCCCCAAAGAGGGGAAGTCTCCCAGAAGACAGTGATTatcaaggaagaggaagaagatacTGCAGAGAAGCCAGGGAAGGAAGAG GATGTCGTGACTCCaaaaccaggcaagagaaagagagaccaggCAGAGGAGGAGCCCAACAGAATACCAAGCCGCAGCCTCCGACGGACCAAACTTAACCAAGAATCAACAGCCCCCAAA GTGCTCTTCACAGGAGTGGTGGATGCTCGGGGAGAGCGGGCTGTGCTGGCACTGGGGGGAAGTCTGGCTGGTTCAGCGGCAGAGGCTTCCCACCTGGTCACTGATCGCATCCGCCGGACAGTCAAGTTCCTGTGTGCCCTGGGGCGGGGAATCCCCATTCTGTCCCTGGACTGGCTGCATCAG TCCCGCAAGGCTGGTTTCTTCTTACCCCCGGATGAATATGTGGTGACCGACCCTGAGCAAGAGAAGAACTTTGGCTTTAGCCTTCAAGACGCACTGAGCAGGGCTCGGGAGCGAAGGCTGCTAGAG gGCTATGAGATCTATGTGACCCCTGGAGTCCAGCCACCACCACCTCAGATGGGAGAGATTATTAGCTGCTGTGGAGGCACATACCTACCCAGCATGCCTCGGTCCTATAAG
- the MDC1 gene encoding mediator of DNA damage checkpoint protein 1 isoform X6, with the protein MGHPTFPTCQQFPSRVAYFQIMEDTQAIDWDVEEEEETEQSSESLRCNVEPVGRLHIFSGAHGPEKDFPLHLGKNVVGRMPDCSVALPFPSISKQHAEIEILAWDKAPILRDCGSLNGTQILRPPKVLSPGVSHRLRDQELILFADLLCQYHRLDVSLPFVSRGPLTVEETPRVQGETQPQRLLLAEDSEEEVDFLSERRMVKKSRTTSSSVIVPESDEEGHSPVLGGLGPPFAFNLNSDTDVEEGQQPATEEASSAARRGATVEAKQSEAEVVTEIQLEKDQPLVKERDNDTKVKRGAGNGVVPAGVILERSQPPGEDSDTDVDDDSRPPGRPAEVHLERAQPFGFIDSDTDAEEERIPATPVVIPMKKRKIFHGVGTRGPGAPGLAHLQESQAGSDTDVEEGKAPQAVPLEKSQASMVINSDTDDEEEVSAALTLAHLKESQPAIWNRDAEEDMPQRVVLLQRSQTTTERDSDTDVEEEELPVENREAVLKDHTKIRALVRAHSEKDQPPFGDSDDSVEADKSSPGIHLERSQASTTVDINTQVEKEVPPGSAIIHIKKHQVSVEGTNQTDVKAVGGPAKLLVVSLEEAWPLHGDCETDAEEGTSLTASVVADVRKSQLPAEGDAGAEWAAAVLKQERAHEVGAQGGPPVAQVEQDLPISRENLTDLVVDTDTLGESTQPQREGAQVPTGREREQHVGGTKDSEDNYGDSEDLDLQATQCFLENQGLEVQSMEDEPTQAFMLTPPQELGPSHCSFQTTGTLDEPWEVLATQPFCLRESEDSETQPFDTHLEAYGPCLSPPRAIPGDQHPESPVHTEPMGIQGRGRQTVDKVMGLLNCKMPPAEKASRIRAAEKVSRGDQESPDACLPPTVPEAPAPPQKPLNSQSQKHLAPPPLLSPLLPSIKPTVRKTRQDGSQEAPEAPLSSELEPFHPKPKIRTRKSSRMTPFPATSAAPEPHPSTSTAQPVTPKPTSQATRSRTNRSSVKTPEPVVPTAPELQPSTSTDQPVTSEPTSQVTRGRKSRSSVKTPETVVPTALELQPSTSTDRPVTSEPTSQATRGRKNRSSVKTPEPVVPTAPELQPSTSTDQPVTSEPTYQATRGRKNRSSVKTPEPVVPTAPELRPSTSTDRPVTPKPTSRTTRSRTNMSSVKTPETVVPTAPELQISTSTDQPVTPKPTSRTTRSRTNMSSVKNPESTVPIAPELPPSTSTEQPVTPEPTSRATRGRKNRSSGKTPETLVPTAPKLEPSTSTDQPVTPEPTSQATRGRTNRSSVKTPETVVPTAPELQPSTSTDQPVTPEPTSQATRGRTDRSSVKTPETVVPTAPELQASASTDQPVTSEPTSRTTRGRKNRSSVKTPETVVPAAPELQPSTSTDQPVTPEPTSRATRGRTNRSSVKTPESIVPIAPELQPSTSRNQLVTPEPTSRATRCRTNRSSVKTPEPVVPTAPEPHPTTSTDQPVTPKLTSRATRRKTNRSSVKTPKPVEPAASDLEPFTPTDQSVTPEAIAQGGQSKTLRSSTVRAMPVPTTPEFQSPVTTDQPISPEPITQPSCIKRQRAAGNPGSLAAPIDHKPCSAPLEPKSQASRNQRWGAVRAAESLTAIPEPASPQLLETPIHASQIQKVEPAGRSRFTPELQPKASQSRKRSLATMDSPPHQKQPQRGEVSQKTVIIKEEEEDTAEKPGKEEDVVTPKPGKRKRDQAEEEPNRIPSRSLRRTKLNQESTAPKVLFTGVVDARGERAVLALGGSLAGSAAEASHLVTDRIRRTVKFLCALGRGIPILSLDWLHQSRKAGFFLPPDEYVVTDPEQEKNFGFSLQDALSRARERRLLEGYEIYVTPGVQPPPPQMGEIISCCGGTYLPSMPRSYKPQRVVITCPQDFPHCSIPLRVGLPLLSPEFLLTGVLKQEAKPEAFVLSPLEMSST; encoded by the exons ATGGGGCATCCTACTTTCCCTACCTGTCAACAGTTTCCCTCTAGAGTGGCATATTTTCAG ATCATGGAGGACACCCAGGCTATTGACTGGGATgttgaagaagaggaggagacagagcAATCCAGTGAATCCTTGAGGTGTAACGTGGAGCCAGTAGGGCGGCTACATATCTTTAGTGGTGCCCATGGACCAGAAAAAG ATTTCCCACTACACCTCGGGAAGAATGTGGTAGGCCGAATGCCTGACTGCTCTGTGGCCCTGCCCTTTCCATCTATCTCCAAACAACATGCAGAGATTGAAATCTTAGCCTGGGACAAGGCACCTATCCTCCGAGACTGTGGGAGCCTTAATGGTACTCAAATCCTGAGACCTCCTAAGGTTTTGAGCCCTGGGGTGAGTCACCGTCTGAGGGACCAGGAATTGATTCTCTTTGCTGACTTGCTCTGCCAGTACCATCGCCTGGATGTCTCTCTGCCCTTTGTCTCCCGGGGCCCTCTGACAGTAGAAGAGACACCCAGAGTACAGGGAGAAACTCAACCCCAGAGGCTTCTGTTGGCTGAGGACTCGGAGGAGGAAGTAG attttctttctgaaaggCGTATGGTAAAAAAATCAAGGACCACATCTTCCTCTGTGATAGTTCCAGAGAG TGATGAAGAGGGGCATTCCCCGGTCCTGGGCGGCCTTGGGCCGCCTTTTGCCTTCAATTTGAACAGTGACACAGATGTGGAAGAAGGTCAGCAACCAGCCACAGAGGAGGCCTCCTCAGCTGCCAGAAGAGGTGCCACTGTAGAGGCAAAGCAGTCTGAAGCTGAAGTTGTAACTGAAATCCAGCTTGAAAAGGATCAGCCTTTAGTGAAGGAGAGGGACAATGATACAAAAGTCAAGAGGGGTGCAGGGAATGGGGTGGTTCCAGCTGGGGTGATTCTGGAGAGGAGCCAACCTCCTGGAGAGGACAGTGACACAGATGTGGATGATGACAGCAGGCCTCCTGGAAGGCCAGCTGAGGTCCATTTGGAAAGGGCTCAGCCTTTTGGCTTCATCGACAGCGACACTGATGCGGAAGAAGAGAGGATCCCAGCAACCCCAGTTGTCATTCCTATGAAGAAGAGGAAGATCTTCCATGGAGTAGGTACAAGGGGTCCTGgagcaccaggcctggcccatcTGCAGGAGAGCCAGGCTGGTAGTGATACAGATGTGGAAGAAGGCAAGGCCCCACAGGCTGTCCCTCTGGAGAAAAGCCAAGCTTCCATGGTTATCAACAGCGATACAGATGACGAGGAAGAAGTCTCAGCAGCGCTGACTTTGGCACATCTGAAAGAGAGCCAGCCTGCTATATGGAACAGAGATGCAGAAGAGGACATGCCCCAACGTGTGGTCCTTCTGCAGCGAAGCCAAACCACCACTGAGAGAGACAGTGACACAGACGTGGAGGAGGAAGAGCTCCCAGTGGAAAATAGAGAAGCTGTCCTCAAGGATCACACAAAGATTAGAGCCCTTGTTAGAGCACATTCAGAAAAGGACCAACCTCCTTTTGGGGACAGTGATGACAGTGTGGAAGCAGATAAGAGCTCACCTGGGATCCACCTGGAGAGAAGCCAAGCCTCCACCACAGTGGACATCAACACACAAGTGGAGAAGGAAGTCCCGCCAGGGTCAGCCATTATACATATAAAGAAGCATCAGGTGTCTGTGGAGGGGACAAATCAAACAGATGTGAAAGCAGTTGGGGGACCAGCAAAGCTGCTTGTGGTATCTCTAGAGGAAGCCTGGCCTCTGCATGGGGACTGTGAAACAGATGCAGAGGAGGGCACCTCCCTAACAGCCTCAGTAGTTGCAGATGTAAGAAAGAGCCAGCTTCCAGCAGAAGGGGATGCTGGGGCAGAGTGGGCTGCAGCTGTTCTTAAGCAGGAGAGAGCTCATGAGGTGGGGGCCCAGGGTGGGCCACCTGTGGCACAAGTGGAGCAGGACCTCCCTATCTCAAGAGAGAACCTCACAGATCTGGTGGTGGACACAGACACTCTAGGGGAATCCACCCAGCCACAGAGAGAGGGAGCCCAGGTCCCcacaggaagggagagagaacaaCATGTGGGTGGGACCAAGGACTCTGAAGACAACTATGGTG ATTCTGAAGATCTGGACCTACAAGCTACCCAGTGCTTTCTGGAGAATCAGGGCCTGGAAG TCCAGAGCATGGAGGATGAACCTACCCAGGCCTTCATGTTGACTCCACCCCAAGAGCTTGGCCCTTCCCATTGCAGCTTCCAGACAACAG gTACCCTAGATGAACCATGGGAGGTCCTGGCTACACAGCCATTCTGTCTGAGAGAGTCTGAGGACTCTGAGACCCAGCCTTTTGACACGCACCTTGAGGCCTATGGACCTTGCCTGTCTCCACCTAGGGCAATACCAGGAGACCAACATCCAGAGAGCCCAGTTCACACAGAGCCAATGGGGATTCAAGGCAGAGGGAGGCAGACTGTGGATAAAGTCATGG GCCTCCTGAATTGCAAGATGCCACCTGCTGAGAAGGCTTCCAGGATCAGAGCTGCTGAGAAGGTTTCCAGG GGCGATCAGGAATCTCCAGATGCTTGTCTGCCTCCTACAGTACCTgaagccccagccccaccccaaaaGCCCCTTAACTCTCAGAGCCAGAAACATCTTGCACCTCCGCCCCTTCTTTCTCCCCTTTTACCTTCTATCAAGCCAACCGTTCGTAAGACCAGGCAAGATGGGAGTCAGGAAGCTCCAGAGGCTCCCTTGTCCTCAGAGCTGGAGCCTTTCCACCCAAAGCCTAAAATTAGAACTCGGAAGTCCTCCAGAATGACACCCTTTCCAGCTACCTCTGCTGCCCCTGAGCCCCACCCTTCCACCTCCACAGCCCAGCCAGTCACTCCCAAGCCCACATCTCAGGCCACTAGGAGCAGGACAAATAGGTCCTCTGTCAAGACCCCTGAACCAGTTGTCCCCACAGCCCCTGAGCTCCAGCCTTCCACCTCCACAGACCAGCCTGTCACCTCTGAGCCCACATCTCAGGTTACTAGGGGAAGAAAAAGTAGATCCTCTGTCAAGACCCCTGAAACAGTTGTGCCCACAGCCCTTGAGCTCCAGCCTTCCACCTCCACCGACCGACCTGTCACCTCTGAACCCACCTCTCAGGCTACTAGGGGAAGAAAAAATAGATCCTCTGTCAAGACCCCTGAACCAGTTGTCCCCACAGCCCCTGAGCTCCAGCCTTCCACCTCCACAGACCAGCCTGTCACTTCTGAGCCCACATATCAGGCTACTAGGGGAAGAAAAAATAGATCCTCTGTCAAGACCCCTGAACCAGTTGTGCCCACAGCCCCTGAGCTCCGGCCTTCCACCTCCACAGACCGACCTGTCACCCCCAAGCCCACATCTCGGACCACTAGGAGCAGGACAAATATGTCCTCTGTCAAGACCCCTGAAACAGTTGTCCCCACAGCCCCTGAGCTCCAGATTTCCACCTCCACAGACCAACCTGTCACCCCTAAGCCCACATCTCGGACCACTAGGAGCAGGACAAATATGTCCTCTGTGAAGAACCCTGAATCAACTGTCCCTATAGCCCCTGAGCTCCCACCTTCCACCTCCACAGAGCAGCCTGTCACCCCTGAGCCCACATCTCGGGCTACTAGGGGAAGAAAAAATAGATCCTCTGGCAAGACCCCTGAAACACTTGTCCCCACAGCCCCTAAGCTCGAGCCTTCCACTTCCACAGACCAACCTGTCACTCCTGAGCCCACATCTCAGGCCACCAGGGGCAGGACAAATAGGTCCTCTGTGAAGACCCCTGAAACAGTTGTCCCCACAGCCCCTGAGCTCCAGCCTTCCACCTCCACAGACCAGCCTGTTACCCCTGAGCCTACGTCTCAGGCTACTAGGGGAAGAACAGATAGATCCTCTGTCAAGACTCCTGAAACAGTTGTCCCCACAGCCCCTGAGCTACAGGCTTCCGCCTCCACAGACCAGCCTGTCACCTCTGAGCCCACATCTCGGACCACTAGGGGAAGAAAAAATCGGTCCTCTGTCAAGACCCCTGAAACAGTTGTGCCCGCAGCCCCTGAGCTCCAGCCTTCCACCTCCACAGACCAACCTGTCACCCCTGAGCCCACATCTCGGGCCACTAGGGGCAGGACAAATAGGTCCTCTGTCAAGACCCCTGAATCAATTGTCCCTATAGCCCCTGAGCTTCAGCCTTCCACCTCCAGAAACCAGCTTGTCACCCCTGAGCCCACATCTCGGGCCACTAGGTGCAGGACAAATAGGTCCTCTGTCAAGACCCCTGAGCCAGTTGTCCCCACAGCCCCTGAGCCCCATCCTACCACCTCCACAGACCAGCCTGTCACCCCCAAGCTCACATCTAGGGCCACTAGGAGAAAGACAAATAGGTCCTCTGTCAAGACTCCCAAACCAGTTGAACCAGCAGCGTCTGATCTTGAGCCTTTTACCCCCACAGACCAGTCCGTCACCCCTGAGGCCATAGCTCAGGGTGGTCAGAGCAAAACACTGAGGTCTTCCACAGTAAGAGCTATGCCGGTTCCTACCACCCCTGAATTCCAATCTCCTGTCACCACAGACCAGCCTATTTCCCCTGAGCCTATTACTCAACCCAGTTGCATCAAGAGGCAGAGAGCCGCTGGGAACCCTGGCTCCCTCGCAGCTCCCATTGACCATAAGCCTTGCTCTGCACCCTTGGAACCTAAATCCCAGGCCTCAAGGAACCAAAGATGGGGAGCAGTGAGAGCAGCTGAATCCCTTACAGCCATTCCTGAGCCTGCCTCTCCCCAGCTTCTTGAGACACCAATTCATGCCTCCCAGATCCAAAAGGTGGAACCAGCAGGTAGATCTAGGTTCACCCCGGAGCTCCAGCCTAAGGCCTCTCAAAGCCGCAAGAGGTCTTTAGCTACCATGGATTCACCACCACATCAAAAACAGCCCCAAAGAGGGGAAGTCTCCCAGAAGACAGTGATTatcaaggaagaggaagaagatacTGCAGAGAAGCCAGGGAAGGAAGAG GATGTCGTGACTCCaaaaccaggcaagagaaagagagaccaggCAGAGGAGGAGCCCAACAGAATACCAAGCCGCAGCCTCCGACGGACCAAACTTAACCAAGAATCAACAGCCCCCAAA GTGCTCTTCACAGGAGTGGTGGATGCTCGGGGAGAGCGGGCTGTGCTGGCACTGGGGGGAAGTCTGGCTGGTTCAGCGGCAGAGGCTTCCCACCTGGTCACTGATCGCATCCGCCGGACAGTCAAGTTCCTGTGTGCCCTGGGGCGGGGAATCCCCATTCTGTCCCTGGACTGGCTGCATCAG TCCCGCAAGGCTGGTTTCTTCTTACCCCCGGATGAATATGTGGTGACCGACCCTGAGCAAGAGAAGAACTTTGGCTTTAGCCTTCAAGACGCACTGAGCAGGGCTCGGGAGCGAAGGCTGCTAGAG gGCTATGAGATCTATGTGACCCCTGGAGTCCAGCCACCACCACCTCAGATGGGAGAGATTATTAGCTGCTGTGGAGGCACATACCTACCCAGCATGCCTCGGTCCTATAAG